The following proteins are co-located in the Streptomyces sp. NBC_01198 genome:
- a CDS encoding ArsR/SmtB family transcription factor has protein sequence MTDEPRSPHGDEAVDSVLAALADPTRRHLLDLLAERGHATATSLAEGLPISRQAVVKHLAVLDAAGLVLGSRVGREVRYALRTAALDATAQWMSALAAEWDRRLATLKRLAEAAEDDTR, from the coding sequence GTGACGGACGAACCCCGCAGCCCGCACGGCGACGAGGCGGTCGACAGCGTTCTCGCCGCGCTGGCCGATCCGACGCGGCGACACCTGCTGGATCTGCTGGCAGAACGGGGTCACGCCACCGCGACGAGCCTCGCGGAGGGGCTGCCCATCTCGCGCCAGGCGGTCGTCAAACACCTCGCCGTCCTTGACGCCGCCGGCCTGGTCCTCGGCAGCCGGGTCGGCCGCGAAGTGCGGTACGCGCTGCGGACCGCGGCCCTGGACGCGACGGCGCAGTGGATGTCCGCTCTCGCGGCGGAATGGGACCGCCGCCTGGCCACCCTCAAACGCCTGGCCGAGGCGGCCGAAGACGATACGCGGTAG
- a CDS encoding SRPBCC domain-containing protein, with the protein MQDSIERSIVIAAPIERVWELVTEPGWWVPSDTPVQGDRTPGGVTVRESEKWGRFPVELVELRPMTYAAFHWASTFPGAELAPGRTTLVEFAVTDTGQGVRVAVTESGFSALEAADDVKADGIASNSDGWTGQLSHLRDEAQA; encoded by the coding sequence ATGCAGGACAGTATTGAGCGCAGCATCGTGATCGCGGCACCGATCGAACGCGTCTGGGAGCTCGTCACCGAGCCCGGCTGGTGGGTGCCGAGCGACACGCCCGTGCAGGGCGACCGAACGCCGGGCGGTGTGACGGTGCGGGAGTCCGAGAAGTGGGGCCGTTTCCCGGTCGAGTTGGTCGAGTTGCGGCCGATGACCTACGCGGCCTTCCACTGGGCCAGCACCTTCCCGGGCGCGGAACTGGCCCCGGGGCGCACCACGCTCGTCGAGTTCGCCGTGACCGACACCGGGCAGGGCGTACGCGTCGCGGTCACCGAGAGCGGCTTCTCCGCGCTGGAGGCCGCCGACGACGTCAAGGCCGACGGCATCGCGTCGAACTCCGACGGCTGGACCGGGCAGCTCTCCCACCTCCGCGACGAGGCGCAGGCCTGA
- a CDS encoding helix-turn-helix transcriptional regulator: MDYAGFAQPSSALVTAAHIMNAPPSQMAAHISAALADEVPHRAVALLATQCASSPVATEGDAELTGTLTAVVLGALVAQVTPGHPWQGTADLAGATRPVLVVASDLTPRGAGLVMVLDADTPLAADVLLTVQALVDLFTTHLERLVTDAAPSTLAQSRAVAQARSHAVAELGEAHATALSGILGVLRSHRLDNATARSTAVDLAVNALIGLRNDSQRGTSPVWEEPAGQAFGHLAESLKTLLGHSAVRLELDPPANDRPLTSATAHAARVSVRAAVLAALRQGEVRRIRVGWELGLTELVATVRDDGPGVPHDDLRAGQIAQRVEAQGGSFALDAVPGWGMTTKLTFPLGLSEAAAKRIPGPMPAASPDRAPGADPLADLGTREIEVLEHLALGHRNRTIAQELHIGESTVKFHVANILAKLGVGSRGEAAALFHSAASR; this comes from the coding sequence GTGGACTACGCCGGATTCGCACAGCCGTCGTCAGCGCTGGTCACAGCCGCGCACATCATGAACGCCCCGCCGTCACAGATGGCCGCCCATATCTCCGCGGCCCTGGCCGACGAGGTGCCGCACCGGGCGGTCGCCCTCCTGGCGACCCAGTGCGCGTCGTCCCCCGTCGCCACCGAGGGTGACGCCGAACTGACCGGCACGCTCACCGCCGTGGTGCTGGGCGCGCTCGTCGCCCAGGTCACCCCTGGCCACCCCTGGCAGGGCACCGCGGACCTCGCTGGTGCCACGCGGCCGGTCCTGGTCGTGGCGAGCGATCTGACGCCCCGGGGGGCCGGCCTGGTCATGGTCCTCGACGCGGACACCCCGCTCGCGGCGGACGTCCTGCTGACCGTGCAGGCGCTGGTGGACCTTTTCACCACTCACCTGGAGCGGCTGGTCACGGATGCCGCGCCGAGCACCCTGGCGCAGTCCCGGGCGGTCGCACAGGCCAGGTCCCATGCCGTCGCCGAACTCGGCGAGGCCCACGCGACGGCGCTCTCCGGGATCCTCGGAGTCCTGCGCAGCCATCGGCTGGACAACGCCACCGCCCGCTCCACCGCCGTCGACCTGGCCGTCAACGCGCTCATCGGCCTGCGCAACGACTCCCAGCGGGGCACGTCACCGGTGTGGGAGGAGCCGGCCGGACAGGCCTTCGGCCACCTCGCCGAGTCGCTGAAGACGCTGCTCGGCCACAGCGCCGTGCGGCTGGAACTGGATCCGCCCGCGAACGACCGGCCGCTCACGTCGGCGACCGCGCACGCCGCCAGGGTCTCCGTGCGCGCCGCCGTCCTGGCGGCGCTGCGGCAGGGCGAGGTCCGGCGGATCAGGGTCGGCTGGGAGCTCGGGCTCACCGAGCTCGTCGCGACCGTGCGGGACGACGGCCCCGGTGTGCCGCACGACGACCTCCGGGCCGGCCAGATCGCCCAGCGGGTCGAGGCCCAGGGCGGCTCCTTCGCGCTGGACGCGGTGCCGGGCTGGGGGATGACCACCAAGCTGACGTTCCCGCTGGGACTGTCCGAGGCCGCCGCCAAGAGGATCCCCGGGCCCATGCCCGCCGCCTCGCCGGACCGGGCGCCCGGCGCCGACCCGCTGGCGGATCTGGGGACACGGGAAATCGAGGTGCTCGAGCATCTGGCGCTCGGCCACCGCAACAGGACGATCGCGCAGGAGCTGCACATCGGCGAGTCCACCGTGAAGTTCCACGTCGCGAACATCCTCGCCAAGCTCGGGGTCGGCTCGCGGGGCGAGGCGGCGGCGCTCTTCCACTCGGCCGCGTCGCGCTGA
- a CDS encoding NADP-dependent oxidoreductase, with protein sequence MQAIVFEEFGGPEVLRFTAVEEPHPGPGEVRVAIRAIGVNPMEFKVRRGWFEAFVPTVLPSVPGVEAAGVVDEVGAGVTAFAVGDEVVGWVKGGSYAQYAIADNVVLKPAGLSWEQAVALPVAGETADRVLRELDVEKGETLLIHGAAGAVGTLAVQLAVARGVTVVGTASAANHAYLRELGAVPVTYAEGLVERVRQAAPAGVDAVFDAAGFGALPDSIELRGGTGRIVTVADVAAQGLGVALSLGASTTPGEVADVVGEQLRGLADGTLRVRIDEVLPLAEAAKAQDRSEGGHARGKLVLVP encoded by the coding sequence ATGCAGGCGATAGTTTTCGAGGAGTTCGGCGGGCCCGAGGTGCTGCGGTTCACGGCGGTCGAGGAGCCCCATCCGGGCCCCGGCGAGGTGCGCGTCGCGATACGGGCGATCGGCGTCAACCCCATGGAGTTCAAGGTGCGTCGCGGCTGGTTCGAGGCCTTCGTGCCCACCGTGCTGCCGTCCGTGCCGGGTGTCGAGGCCGCCGGGGTGGTCGACGAGGTCGGTGCGGGCGTCACCGCCTTCGCCGTCGGGGACGAGGTGGTGGGCTGGGTCAAGGGCGGTTCCTACGCCCAGTACGCCATCGCCGACAACGTCGTCCTCAAGCCCGCGGGACTCAGCTGGGAGCAGGCCGTCGCGCTCCCGGTGGCAGGCGAGACCGCGGATCGGGTGCTGCGCGAGCTGGATGTCGAGAAGGGCGAGACCCTGCTGATCCACGGCGCCGCGGGCGCGGTGGGCACGCTCGCCGTACAGCTGGCCGTGGCGCGCGGCGTGACCGTGGTCGGCACGGCCTCCGCCGCCAACCACGCCTACCTGCGGGAGCTGGGAGCCGTCCCGGTGACCTATGCCGAGGGTCTGGTCGAGCGGGTGCGGCAGGCCGCACCCGCCGGGGTGGACGCGGTCTTCGACGCCGCGGGCTTCGGGGCGCTGCCCGACTCGATCGAGCTGCGGGGCGGCACCGGCCGGATCGTCACCGTCGCCGACGTGGCGGCGCAGGGGCTCGGCGTGGCCCTCTCCCTCGGCGCGAGCACCACGCCGGGCGAGGTCGCCGACGTCGTCGGCGAGCAACTGCGCGGCCTCGCGGACGGCACGCTGCGGGTGCGCATCGACGAGGTGCTCCCGCTGGCCGAGGCAGCGAAGGCCCAGGACAGGAGCGAAGGCGGCCACGCCCGCGGCAAGCTGGTTCTGGTGCCCTGA
- a CDS encoding MFS transporter: MPGTEPDVPEPGGAHRAGPTGPSAPGRRGRPPAGRRTPPAPNKWWTLTAVCLGTFMLLLDITIVNVALPDIQRSLHASFSDLQWVVDAYSLTLAALLLTAGSLADMYGRRRLYVIGLTVFSLASLLCGLAHDSLMLQLSRGLQGIGGAIMFSVSLALLADAFRGKDRGIAFGVWGTITGLAVAVGPLLGGVLTTGLSWEWIFYVNLPVGALAVAITLRKVADSQLPAARRPDWPGFVLFTLALSSLVYALIQSSHETFSDPTVIGCLAGAVVLMAAFVAVELRSRQAMFDLSLFRKPTFTGGLVAAFALSASLLSLLLYLVLYLQDVLGFSALGAGVRLLLISAGLLVMSAVSGRLSSRMPVRFLIGPGLLLVGGGLLWMRGLSATSEWTHLIPGLIMSGAGLGLVNPPLASTAVGVVQPEHAGMASGINSTFRQIGIATGIALLGTLFSSKVKAYVTDHIGAVPQVSGLGPRISTAVESGTVTQTLDSLPAEVRAPLRRLTAAAFTSGLNELFLVGAIIALVASVVSFATIRTKDFAQPPP, translated from the coding sequence ATGCCTGGGACCGAACCCGACGTGCCCGAACCCGGCGGGGCGCACCGGGCCGGCCCGACCGGCCCCTCCGCGCCGGGGCGCCGCGGTCGTCCGCCGGCGGGCCGCCGCACCCCGCCCGCGCCGAACAAGTGGTGGACGCTGACCGCGGTGTGCCTGGGGACCTTCATGCTCCTGCTGGACATCACCATCGTGAACGTGGCGCTGCCCGACATCCAGCGCTCGCTGCACGCCAGCTTCTCCGACCTGCAGTGGGTCGTCGACGCCTACTCCCTGACGCTGGCCGCGCTGCTGCTGACCGCGGGCAGCCTCGCCGACATGTACGGCCGCAGAAGGCTCTACGTGATCGGCCTGACCGTCTTCAGCCTCGCCTCGCTGCTGTGCGGGCTCGCCCACGACTCGCTGATGCTGCAACTGTCCCGGGGGCTGCAGGGGATCGGCGGCGCCATCATGTTCTCGGTGTCGCTCGCCCTGCTGGCGGACGCCTTCCGCGGCAAGGACCGCGGTATCGCCTTCGGGGTCTGGGGCACCATCACCGGCTTGGCGGTGGCGGTCGGACCGCTGCTCGGCGGTGTGCTCACGACGGGCCTGTCCTGGGAGTGGATCTTCTACGTCAACCTGCCCGTCGGCGCGCTCGCCGTCGCGATCACCCTGCGAAAGGTCGCCGACTCCCAGCTTCCCGCCGCCCGCCGCCCCGACTGGCCCGGCTTCGTCCTCTTCACCCTCGCCCTGTCCAGCCTGGTCTACGCGCTGATCCAGTCGAGCCACGAAACCTTCTCCGACCCCACCGTCATCGGCTGCCTGGCCGGTGCGGTCGTGCTGATGGCCGCCTTCGTGGCGGTCGAACTGCGCAGCCGCCAGGCGATGTTCGACCTGTCCCTGTTCCGGAAGCCGACCTTCACCGGCGGCCTGGTCGCCGCCTTCGCCCTCAGCGCCTCACTCCTCTCGCTGCTCCTCTACCTCGTGCTCTACCTCCAGGACGTGCTCGGGTTCAGCGCCCTGGGCGCGGGGGTGCGGCTGCTGCTCATCTCCGCCGGCCTGCTGGTGATGTCGGCGGTGTCCGGACGGCTCTCCTCGCGGATGCCGGTGCGGTTCCTGATCGGGCCCGGCCTGCTCCTTGTCGGCGGCGGGCTGCTGTGGATGCGCGGTCTCAGCGCCACTAGCGAGTGGACCCACCTGATCCCCGGCCTGATCATGTCCGGCGCCGGTCTGGGCCTGGTCAACCCGCCGCTGGCGTCGACGGCCGTCGGTGTCGTCCAGCCGGAGCACGCCGGCATGGCCTCCGGCATCAACTCGACATTCCGGCAGATCGGGATCGCCACCGGCATCGCCCTGCTCGGCACGCTGTTCTCCAGCAAGGTCAAGGCCTACGTGACCGACCACATCGGCGCCGTCCCCCAGGTCAGCGGGCTCGGCCCGCGGATCTCCACCGCCGTCGAGTCCGGCACCGTCACCCAGACCCTCGACTCGCTCCCGGCCGAGGTCCGCGCCCCGCTCAGGAGACTCACCGCCGCGGCCTTCACCTCGGGCCTCAACGAGCTCTTCCTGGTCGGTGCGATCATCGCGCTCGTCGCGAGCGTGGTGTCCTTCGCGACGATCCGCACCAAGGACTTCGCCCAGCCGCCCCCCTGA
- a CDS encoding flavin monoamine oxidase family protein, producing MFATMGALGLAPTAAAAARDREYRAPWPGDFTLTGRTAADVVVLGGGVAGLTAAYELGKAGYRCTVLEAGDPTGGRNFTVRGGDTVTDLLGFRQTARFAPGQYMNAGPARMAQWMISMDYCRELGVPVEVFTNTNADAYIYNESAGMTEAMRYRTAKADMLGYVSEVLAKATDSGALDQELTADDRERLVEFLADYGALGSGYDYSGSSRRGFSVYPGAPGTPGVPYGDLPSASEILATGVGRYFSFESEFDQAMPMFQPVGGMDAIPEALTRAVGAGRIRTGCVVTGITDGAGGVTVTYTRDGRTHRVESDYCVAAMPPNLLAGVRHNLGAAVQSALGSFNPFSAGKIGLEYVSRWWESDHRVYGGITETDLDVNQIWHPSHGYHGERGVLMGYYTLDAGADEYARLSPGRREQRAVAAGVKIYGAKYRTELASSFSVHWRQFPHQEAAWHTSLESPDAARYRPLTEPTGRVYFAGDWLSYMDAWQHGAFASARKAVTALHQRVLGGAGSAGAAASLRGAP from the coding sequence ATGTTCGCGACCATGGGGGCGCTGGGCCTGGCGCCCACCGCCGCGGCGGCGGCCCGGGACCGGGAGTACCGGGCGCCCTGGCCGGGCGACTTCACCCTCACCGGCAGGACGGCGGCCGACGTCGTCGTGCTCGGCGGCGGGGTGGCCGGACTGACCGCCGCGTACGAACTCGGCAAGGCGGGCTATCGGTGCACGGTCCTGGAGGCCGGTGACCCGACCGGCGGCCGGAACTTCACCGTTCGCGGCGGCGACACCGTCACCGACCTGCTCGGCTTCCGCCAGACCGCCCGCTTCGCCCCCGGCCAGTACATGAACGCCGGCCCCGCGCGGATGGCCCAGTGGATGATCAGCATGGACTACTGCCGCGAACTCGGCGTGCCCGTCGAGGTGTTCACCAACACCAACGCGGACGCCTACATCTACAACGAGTCCGCGGGCATGACCGAGGCGATGCGCTACCGCACGGCCAAGGCCGACATGCTCGGCTACGTCAGCGAGGTCCTGGCCAAGGCCACCGACAGCGGCGCCCTGGACCAGGAGTTGACCGCCGACGACCGCGAGCGCCTGGTCGAGTTCCTCGCGGACTACGGCGCCCTCGGCTCGGGGTACGACTACTCCGGCAGCTCCCGCCGCGGCTTCTCCGTCTACCCTGGCGCGCCGGGCACCCCCGGGGTGCCCTACGGGGACCTGCCCTCCGCGTCGGAGATCCTCGCCACCGGTGTCGGCCGCTACTTCTCCTTCGAGTCCGAGTTCGACCAGGCGATGCCGATGTTCCAGCCGGTGGGCGGCATGGACGCGATACCCGAGGCGCTCACCCGGGCCGTCGGCGCCGGCAGGATCCGTACCGGGTGTGTCGTCACCGGGATCACCGACGGGGCCGGCGGGGTCACCGTCACCTACACGCGGGACGGCCGCACCCACCGCGTGGAGTCCGACTACTGCGTGGCCGCCATGCCGCCGAACCTCCTCGCCGGGGTGCGGCACAACCTCGGCGCCGCGGTGCAGTCCGCGCTCGGCAGCTTCAACCCCTTCTCCGCCGGCAAGATCGGCCTGGAGTACGTCTCGCGCTGGTGGGAGAGCGACCACCGCGTCTACGGCGGCATCACGGAGACCGACCTGGACGTCAACCAGATCTGGCACCCCTCGCACGGTTACCACGGCGAACGCGGCGTCCTCATGGGCTACTACACCCTGGACGCCGGCGCCGACGAGTACGCCCGGCTCAGCCCCGGTCGACGCGAGCAGCGCGCCGTCGCCGCAGGTGTGAAGATCTACGGTGCCAAATACCGCACCGAGCTTGCCTCGTCCTTCTCCGTCCACTGGCGGCAGTTCCCCCACCAGGAGGCGGCCTGGCACACCTCGCTGGAAAGCCCCGACGCGGCCCGCTACAGACCGCTCACCGAGCCGACCGGGCGGGTGTACTTCGCGGGCGACTGGCTGAGCTACATGGATGCCTGGCAGCACGGGGCCTTCGCCTCGGCGCGCAAGGCCGTCACCGCCCTCCACCAGCGAGTCCTCGGTGGCGCGGGCAGCGCGGGAGCGGCGGCGTCCCTGCGGGGCGCCCCATAG
- a CDS encoding SpoIIE family protein phosphatase codes for MNSPFELVAVISDAGTVVRWTQAAERLWDRPAAEAVGRPSGGLLAAGGEDGPAGPPSGSGPWSGPVQLTQPGGRRQTVDLRVTPFSVGEAGGDWCVWEAAATGPLPRSGLDTEALRTLFGHAPMGVAVWGLDLRCTWHNEAIVGMDFIPGGPRVGSRLTELLPAGRGDGLEAAMRRLLERGAPSVDLMWMLPRSDDNPDPSLSLSLFRVDDPEGRAKGLCLMVEDIRESWSHQRFGLLIEAGTRIGTTLDVMITAQELADTVVPTLADFVTVELADSVMPDQEPLERLESTDASIPAFYRGGMASVHPDVPEALWQRGMPVFVPPSSPYTEVRDTLQSHFEPVLDTSPGTWRDNDPNRARVVRKFGMHSLMVVPLQARGHVLGIITFVRSRNPVSFSRVDLFLAEGLAARASLSLDNARRYSREHTAALALQRDLLPHILRSGDAVEVASRYLPADKYGGVGGDWFDVIPMSHDRVALVVGDVVGHGINAAATMGRLRMVLNTLTNLELPPAEVLARLDELVVGLARDRPEEELTSPSVGATCVYVVYDPATRSATMASAGHPPPAIVTPDGTVEFVGLPPGAPIGVGLGDFRSAETQLAEGSLIALYTDGLVETREADIDQGLERLRGALARPAARLEDLCTAVVDTMLAGGRSEDDVALLLARTLPLAR; via the coding sequence GTGAACAGCCCGTTCGAACTGGTGGCTGTGATCAGCGATGCCGGCACCGTGGTGCGCTGGACGCAGGCCGCAGAGCGCCTGTGGGACCGCCCGGCTGCCGAGGCGGTGGGCCGTCCCTCCGGCGGGCTGCTGGCGGCCGGGGGCGAGGACGGGCCGGCGGGTCCGCCGAGCGGGTCAGGGCCGTGGTCAGGGCCGGTACAGCTCACGCAGCCAGGCGGCCGCCGGCAGACCGTGGATCTCCGGGTGACCCCCTTCTCCGTCGGTGAGGCCGGCGGGGACTGGTGCGTGTGGGAGGCCGCCGCGACCGGCCCGCTTCCGCGCTCCGGCCTGGACACGGAGGCGCTGCGGACGCTGTTCGGGCACGCGCCGATGGGTGTGGCGGTGTGGGGACTCGACCTGCGCTGCACCTGGCACAACGAGGCGATCGTCGGCATGGACTTCATTCCCGGCGGTCCGCGCGTGGGGTCCCGGCTCACGGAGTTGTTGCCGGCGGGGCGCGGGGACGGCCTTGAGGCCGCGATGCGGCGCCTCCTGGAACGCGGGGCGCCGTCGGTGGACCTGATGTGGATGCTGCCCAGGTCGGACGACAACCCCGACCCGTCGCTGTCGCTGTCCCTCTTCCGCGTCGATGACCCGGAGGGCCGGGCAAAGGGCCTGTGCCTGATGGTCGAGGACATCCGCGAGAGCTGGTCCCACCAGCGGTTCGGGCTCCTCATCGAGGCCGGGACCCGGATCGGGACCACCCTGGACGTCATGATCACCGCGCAGGAGCTGGCGGACACGGTGGTGCCGACGCTCGCGGACTTCGTCACGGTCGAACTCGCCGACTCCGTCATGCCCGACCAGGAGCCGCTGGAACGCCTGGAGTCCACGGACGCGAGCATCCCCGCCTTCTACCGTGGCGGGATGGCCTCGGTCCACCCCGACGTCCCCGAGGCCCTCTGGCAGCGCGGGATGCCGGTCTTCGTTCCCCCCTCGTCTCCTTACACCGAGGTGCGGGACACCCTGCAGTCCCACTTCGAGCCGGTGCTCGACACCTCTCCGGGGACCTGGCGCGACAACGACCCGAACCGGGCCAGAGTCGTCAGGAAGTTCGGGATGCACTCGCTGATGGTCGTGCCGCTCCAGGCCCGCGGGCACGTGCTGGGCATCATCACCTTCGTCCGCTCCCGCAACCCGGTGTCCTTCAGCAGGGTCGACCTCTTTCTCGCCGAGGGGCTGGCGGCCCGCGCCTCGCTGAGCCTGGACAACGCCCGCCGCTACAGCCGCGAGCACACCGCGGCGCTCGCCCTGCAGCGCGACCTGCTGCCGCACATCCTGCGCAGCGGCGACGCGGTCGAGGTGGCCTCGCGCTATCTGCCCGCCGACAAGTACGGGGGTGTCGGCGGCGATTGGTTCGACGTGATCCCGATGTCCCACGACCGGGTCGCCCTGGTCGTCGGCGATGTCGTCGGCCACGGCATCAACGCGGCGGCGACCATGGGCCGGCTCCGCATGGTGCTGAACACCCTGACCAACCTGGAACTGCCCCCGGCCGAGGTGCTCGCCCGGCTGGACGAGCTCGTCGTCGGTCTGGCCCGGGACCGGCCCGAGGAGGAGCTGACCTCACCCAGCGTGGGGGCGACCTGCGTCTACGTGGTCTACGACCCCGCGACCCGCTCCGCCACCATGGCCAGCGCGGGGCACCCGCCGCCGGCCATCGTCACCCCCGACGGGACCGTCGAATTCGTCGGGCTGCCGCCCGGGGCACCGATCGGCGTCGGACTCGGCGACTTCCGCTCCGCGGAGACCCAGCTGGCGGAGGGAAGCCTGATCGCGCTGTACACCGACGGCCTGGTCGAGACCCGCGAAGCCGACATCGACCAGGGACTGGAACGGCTGCGCGGCGCGCTCGCCCGTCCGGCGGCGCGGCTGGAGGACCTCTGCACGGCGGTCGTCGACACCATGCTGGCCGGCGGCCGGTCCGAGGACGACGTCGCCCTGCTCCTCGCCCGTACGCTCCCGCTCGCACGCTGA
- a CDS encoding type 1 glutamine amidotransferase domain-containing protein: MSKILFIVSGATYWVLKDGSRYATGYWAEEFANPYKLLTDAGHEVVVATPGGVTPNVDMMSLRPSMAGGEQGALDLEAVIRDAEVMRRPLKLSDVRLEDYDAVYLPGGHGPMSDLAYDADAGRLLTAQLESGNPLAIVCHAPASLLATRIHGVSPFKGYKVTGFTNEEEEGVGLASRAPWLLEDELKEKVGVDYSRGPIWEPYMVEDRNLVTGQNPHSAAILGERLLKILA; encoded by the coding sequence ATGTCGAAGATCCTTTTCATCGTCAGCGGAGCGACCTACTGGGTTCTCAAGGACGGTTCCCGGTATGCGACCGGCTACTGGGCCGAGGAATTCGCCAACCCCTACAAGCTGCTCACGGACGCCGGCCACGAGGTGGTCGTCGCGACTCCAGGCGGCGTGACCCCGAACGTCGACATGATGAGCCTGCGCCCGTCCATGGCGGGCGGTGAGCAGGGAGCGCTCGACCTGGAAGCCGTCATACGGGACGCGGAGGTGATGCGCCGGCCGCTCAAGCTGTCCGACGTGCGCCTTGAGGACTACGACGCGGTCTACCTGCCCGGCGGGCACGGCCCCATGTCGGATCTGGCGTACGACGCCGACGCGGGCCGGCTGCTGACTGCACAGCTCGAATCGGGCAACCCGCTCGCAATCGTGTGCCACGCGCCGGCGTCGTTGCTGGCCACCCGGATCCACGGTGTGTCGCCCTTCAAGGGCTACAAGGTCACCGGCTTCACCAACGAGGAGGAGGAGGGCGTCGGGCTTGCCTCGCGGGCGCCCTGGCTGCTGGAGGACGAGCTGAAGGAGAAGGTCGGCGTCGACTACAGCCGCGGGCCGATATGGGAGCCGTACATGGTGGAGGACCGCAACCTCGTCACCGGGCAGAACCCGCACTCCGCCGCGATCCTGGGGGAGCGGCTGCTGAAGATCCTGGCCTGA
- a CDS encoding terpene synthase family protein — protein sequence MPQDIHFDLPPAAGASPDLDGARRRNLQWVRRTGLVDGDRSLAWYASWDMPRLAALGYPYARGAALDLCADAMAFFFIFDDQFDGPLGRDPARAARACQDLIDIVHGIPPRSGADPCSRAFADIWARSTRDTHPAWTARTAHEWEYYFAAQAHEAIGRLRATPADMQSYLQVRRGTAGTDLPLSLGEHAAGITVPAVAFHSPQLRIMRRAAIDVTLMCNDVYSLEKEEARGDMDNIVLVIEHTRRCTRDEAVAAARQQVHRRVRRFLELAGQVPDMCARLDLSDRQRSTVDSYTRLMAAWMSGYHAWQTETLRYRTAPQVVPPSGPGYFDEVLHTGPDARPT from the coding sequence GTGCCGCAGGACATCCACTTCGACCTGCCCCCTGCCGCGGGGGCCAGCCCCGACCTCGACGGCGCCCGCCGGCGCAATCTGCAGTGGGTGCGCCGGACGGGCCTGGTGGACGGCGACCGTTCCCTCGCCTGGTACGCGTCCTGGGACATGCCACGCCTGGCCGCTCTCGGCTACCCGTACGCCCGCGGGGCCGCCCTGGACCTGTGCGCGGACGCGATGGCCTTCTTCTTCATCTTCGACGACCAGTTCGACGGTCCCCTCGGGCGGGATCCCGCCAGGGCCGCCCGCGCGTGCCAGGACCTGATCGACATCGTCCACGGCATCCCGCCGCGATCCGGCGCCGATCCCTGCTCGCGCGCGTTCGCCGACATCTGGGCCCGCAGCACCCGCGACACCCACCCCGCCTGGACCGCACGGACCGCGCACGAGTGGGAGTACTACTTCGCCGCCCAGGCCCACGAGGCGATAGGCCGCCTCCGTGCCACCCCCGCCGACATGCAGAGCTACCTCCAGGTCCGGCGCGGCACCGCGGGCACCGACCTGCCCCTCTCCCTCGGTGAGCACGCCGCCGGTATCACCGTCCCCGCCGTCGCCTTCCACAGCCCCCAACTGCGCATCATGCGCCGGGCCGCCATCGACGTCACCCTGATGTGCAACGACGTGTACTCCCTGGAGAAGGAAGAAGCACGCGGCGACATGGACAACATCGTCCTGGTCATCGAACACACCCGTCGCTGCACCCGCGACGAAGCCGTCGCCGCCGCCCGCCAGCAGGTGCACCGGCGCGTGCGGCGGTTCCTGGAGCTCGCCGGCCAGGTCCCGGACATGTGCGCCCGGCTCGACCTGTCCGACCGGCAGCGGAGCACGGTCGACAGTTACACCCGCCTCATGGCCGCCTGGATGAGCGGCTACCACGCATGGCAGACCGAGACCCTGCGCTACCGCACCGCCCCGCAGGTCGTCCCGCCCTCCGGCCCCGGCTACTTCGACGAGGTGCTGCACACCGGCCCGGACGCCCGGCCGACCTAG